From a region of the Bacteroidales bacterium genome:
- a CDS encoding T9SS type A sorting domain-containing protein, with product MKTLITIIICTFFFAVVQAQPWMRSPYLEKNKSEANFYDIQQAFYKYWGDRPYERGKGFKQFKRWEYEMTPKCYPDGIIPSPSKYYDEYKKFLSTLSLEEKSRAGSPWTPLGITTWTNGLSGYNPGNGRINAVTVDMTDTDIIYAAAPSGGIWKSNDCGQSWNTTFDTMSVLGTSAIAIHPNEPNTIFIGTGDRDAWDSRGTGIYKSTDGGNTWQPGGLNFNPSNRSINKLLINPLNPSKMFAAASDGVYRSKNGGSSWQKIYSGEVRDLKFKPNDTTVIYGSGNYFIRSVNGGNTFQKHLTTLPNDTVRIEFDVTPANADYVYVVVSRPDNTFEGVYRSENSGETFSGRCFSPNILGYDEYGADSAGQAWYDLAIAVSPENANHVFIGGINVWKSVDGGTTFFVNTMWYTDSPYIYIHCDIHSLNFYGNSLYCGSDGGVFVSHDYGNSWSDLSAGLGISQFYAMSGCETEPGLITAGAQDVGSNKYDNGSWTHVFGADGMETIISNANPQTIYVSYQMGGILKSMDGGDIFFGAKPYDTLDGGWVTPYVMYPADNQTLLAGYQEIYKTTDGAASWTQLTSNLTGGLTISKLAIAPSDPNYIYAAENENLYVSENGGTDWNTFNPSNGYYISGIAIDEYNPERLWLTLTSYYGDKVLYSENAGGNFEDITGNLTNMGFNCIAHHKNLKDALFLGTETGIFYTDSTLTGWVPHNTDLPNVRISELEINYASGMIRAATYGRGIWETSLDYAAAISEKDKHRLFKVYPNPATDKLSISTYNLKGKLCIRIFNIVGKLVVETTFDKPGDLLSVDVSKLVSGTYFIKADCEGVSSTKKVVIFN from the coding sequence ATGAAAACACTCATCACTATAATTATATGCACTTTCTTTTTCGCCGTTGTACAAGCTCAGCCGTGGATGCGTTCACCATACCTCGAAAAGAACAAAAGCGAGGCAAACTTTTATGATATTCAGCAGGCATTTTATAAATATTGGGGTGACAGGCCTTATGAACGCGGCAAAGGGTTTAAGCAATTTAAACGCTGGGAATATGAAATGACGCCGAAATGTTATCCCGATGGCATTATTCCTTCGCCATCAAAATATTATGATGAATACAAAAAGTTTCTCAGCACCCTCTCCCTGGAAGAAAAATCAAGAGCCGGTTCACCATGGACGCCCCTGGGAATTACGACATGGACAAATGGCCTAAGCGGTTATAACCCCGGCAACGGGCGCATCAATGCCGTTACTGTTGACATGACAGATACCGATATTATTTACGCGGCAGCCCCTTCAGGAGGTATTTGGAAAAGCAACGACTGCGGTCAGTCGTGGAATACCACTTTCGACACCATGAGCGTGCTGGGGACTTCAGCTATTGCCATACACCCCAACGAGCCAAACACCATTTTCATTGGCACGGGCGACAGGGATGCATGGGACTCAAGAGGCACAGGAATTTATAAATCCACAGACGGAGGAAACACTTGGCAACCCGGTGGGTTAAATTTCAACCCCTCAAACCGTAGTATAAATAAATTACTTATCAATCCGTTGAACCCATCCAAAATGTTTGCCGCCGCCTCCGATGGTGTTTATCGCTCAAAAAACGGAGGAAGCAGCTGGCAAAAGATTTACAGCGGCGAAGTTAGAGACCTGAAATTCAAGCCTAACGATACCACGGTGATATACGGCAGCGGAAATTATTTTATACGTTCTGTTAATGGTGGCAACACCTTCCAAAAACATTTGACAACGCTACCTAACGACACGGTGAGGATAGAATTCGATGTTACACCGGCAAATGCTGACTATGTGTACGTTGTTGTATCCCGTCCGGATAATACTTTTGAAGGCGTTTATCGTTCGGAGAACTCCGGCGAAACATTTAGCGGGCGTTGTTTTTCGCCTAACATTTTAGGATATGATGAGTATGGTGCTGATTCTGCAGGACAGGCATGGTACGACCTTGCCATTGCTGTTTCTCCCGAAAATGCCAATCATGTTTTTATTGGGGGCATCAACGTATGGAAATCCGTGGACGGTGGCACAACATTTTTTGTAAATACAATGTGGTACACCGATAGCCCTTATATTTACATTCACTGCGACATCCATTCGCTGAATTTTTACGGCAACAGCCTGTATTGTGGCAGCGATGGAGGAGTTTTTGTATCACACGATTACGGAAATAGTTGGAGCGACCTCAGTGCAGGCTTAGGTATTTCGCAGTTTTATGCCATGAGCGGATGCGAAACAGAGCCCGGCCTGATAACCGCCGGAGCTCAGGATGTAGGCTCAAACAAATACGATAACGGCTCATGGACACATGTTTTCGGTGCAGATGGCATGGAAACCATTATCAGTAATGCAAACCCTCAGACGATATATGTTTCGTACCAGATGGGAGGCATTCTCAAATCTATGGATGGAGGAGATATCTTTTTCGGAGCAAAACCTTATGATACTCTTGACGGCGGATGGGTTACGCCGTATGTTATGTACCCGGCAGATAATCAGACCCTTTTAGCCGGATACCAGGAAATATACAAAACAACAGATGGTGCTGCTTCATGGACACAACTGACCAGCAACCTGACAGGTGGATTGACTATCAGCAAACTTGCCATCGCACCTTCTGACCCGAATTATATTTATGCTGCTGAAAACGAAAACCTTTACGTTTCAGAAAACGGAGGAACTGACTGGAATACTTTTAACCCATCAAATGGATATTATATCTCAGGCATCGCTATTGATGAGTATAACCCCGAACGTTTATGGCTTACACTCACTTCATATTATGGCGATAAAGTATTATATTCGGAAAATGCCGGCGGAAATTTTGAAGATATAACTGGTAACCTCACCAATATGGGCTTTAACTGTATCGCACACCACAAAAACCTTAAAGACGCTTTGTTTCTCGGAACTGAAACGGGTATTTTTTACACCGACAGCACGCTGACAGGATGGGTGCCCCACAATACCGACCTGCCCAATGTCAGAATCAGTGAATTAGAAATAAATTATGCATCGGGGATGATACGCGCAGCTACCTATGGGCGCGGTATTTGGGAAACATCATTAGATTATGCCGCAGCAATTTCTGAAAAAGACAAGCACCGGCTTTTTAAAGTGTACCCTAACCCTGCAACAGACAAGCTTTCTATTTCCACTTACAATTTAAAGGGTAAACTGTGTATCAGAATTTTTAATATTGTGGGAAAGCTTGTTGTAGAAACAACTTTTGACAAGCCTGGTGATTTGCTAAGTGTAGATGTGTCAAAATTGGTTTCCGGAACTTATTTTATTAAAGCAGATTGCGAGGGAGTGTCATCAACGAAAAAAGTGGTAATATTTAACTAA
- the nth gene encoding endonuclease III has translation MRGFFYLCRKMLSQTIRYKLFIEYFSEHQPQADTELVYTSPYQLLVAVILSAQCTDKRVNMITPPFFKKFPNAIALSKAKEKEIYELIKSCSYPNNKAKNLLGMAQMLVKVFKGIVPEDVDKLQKLPGVGRKTANVIASVVFKKPAMAVDTHVFRVAARIGLAENAKTTLETEKQLVKNIPEKHISIAHHWLILHGRYICKARKPLCDICGITGFCKYFNSSK, from the coding sequence ATGCGGGGCTTTTTTTATCTTTGCAGAAAAATGCTTTCCCAGACAATACGATACAAGTTATTTATTGAATATTTTTCGGAGCACCAGCCACAGGCCGATACGGAGCTGGTTTATACGAGCCCTTACCAGTTGCTCGTAGCAGTAATCTTATCAGCACAATGCACTGATAAACGTGTAAATATGATTACCCCGCCTTTTTTTAAAAAATTTCCTAATGCCATTGCGCTGTCGAAAGCAAAAGAGAAAGAAATTTATGAGTTGATAAAAAGTTGTTCATACCCGAACAACAAAGCTAAAAACCTGCTGGGGATGGCACAGATGCTGGTAAAGGTATTTAAAGGCATCGTTCCCGAAGATGTCGATAAATTACAGAAATTGCCCGGTGTTGGCCGTAAAACGGCAAATGTGATAGCCTCGGTGGTTTTTAAGAAACCCGCCATGGCAGTAGATACTCATGTTTTTAGGGTGGCAGCCCGCATCGGTTTGGCAGAGAATGCAAAAACCACGCTGGAAACAGAAAAACAACTGGTAAAAAACATACCGGAGAAACATATTTCCATTGCACATCATTGGCTGATACTGCATGGCAGGTATATCTGTAAAGCGCGTAAACCACTTTGCGATATTTGCGGGATTACCGGTTTTTGTAAATACTTTAATTCTTCAAAATAA
- a CDS encoding PAS domain-containing protein, which yields MNIDYFKEFNVAVTICDNNGIIVYMNDKSKMTFQKHTGDTLIGQSIFDCHPEKAAAKIKELLRTKKSNTYTIRKKNVRKLIHQLPWYENNECRGLVELSVEIPETLPEYIRD from the coding sequence ATGAATATAGATTACTTTAAAGAGTTTAACGTGGCAGTTACCATCTGTGACAATAACGGCATTATTGTTTACATGAATGATAAATCAAAGATGACTTTTCAAAAACACACTGGGGATACGCTTATCGGGCAAAGCATTTTTGACTGTCACCCTGAAAAAGCTGCTGCTAAAATAAAGGAGTTGCTTCGTACAAAAAAAAGTAACACATATACCATACGAAAAAAAAATGTCAGAAAATTAATACATCAACTTCCGTGGTATGAAAATAATGAATGTAGAGGCCTGGTGGAATTGTCTGTTGAAATTCCGGAAACATTGCCTGAGTATATCAGGGATTAG
- a CDS encoding aconitase/3-isopropylmalate dehydratase large subunit family protein, with product MPGKTYAEKILGADCGSIVFKKPDIVLSHDNTASIHATFTKMGGDKVAFPDQLLIVLDHNAPPTNVKLANDYQKIRDIVAKQGIKKFHDVGDGICHQLMSLYARPDMLIVGSDSHTCTAGAFNAFSAGIDRTETAGLWKQGETWFRVPESVKITLKGKLNPGVYAKDVALWIIGMMGSDGADYMSIEYHGDGVKSLSISDRMTIANLASEMGAKNAVFPADEVLWDFIGTKTEGTWADADAKYLKEFEINLEELFPVVAAPHHVDNVKAVSEVQGTKLNQAIVGTCTNGRIEDIRIAAGILKGKKIPAGFQLLVIPASMEIYKTAMKEGLVTDLLEAEANFLSPSCGPCLGTGQGIPADGYNVISTANRNFLGRMGNEKANIYLASPATVAFSALKGEITDPRGLAANDKFPYTKEQSHTVQVQKGEDRFYKGVWAYNDIDNMNTDQMFAGNLTYNINSSEGEKIMPYLFKGVDESFAERVKSCDIVMAGLNFGCGSSREHPAVGLSFAGVQAVICKSVNRIFYRSAVNQGLPILVVPEAVDNYKKGDSVKVDMVRGIIIIAGKDYNFNALPDKLMNIFKAKGLVNYVKG from the coding sequence ATGCCAGGAAAAACCTATGCCGAAAAAATTCTGGGCGCCGATTGCGGAAGCATCGTTTTTAAAAAGCCCGACATTGTGCTCTCGCACGACAATACCGCCAGTATACATGCCACATTTACAAAAATGGGTGGCGATAAGGTAGCTTTTCCCGACCAGCTGCTCATAGTGTTGGACCATAATGCCCCGCCAACCAACGTCAAACTTGCCAATGACTACCAGAAGATAAGAGACATTGTGGCAAAACAAGGCATCAAAAAGTTTCATGATGTCGGAGACGGTATTTGCCATCAGTTGATGTCGCTGTATGCCCGGCCCGATATGCTCATTGTGGGCAGCGATAGCCATACATGTACCGCTGGAGCTTTCAACGCATTTTCAGCAGGTATTGACCGTACAGAAACTGCGGGCTTATGGAAGCAGGGCGAGACATGGTTTCGTGTACCCGAATCGGTAAAAATTACTTTAAAAGGAAAACTGAATCCCGGTGTTTATGCAAAAGATGTTGCTCTCTGGATTATTGGCATGATGGGTTCTGACGGAGCCGATTATATGTCTATTGAATATCATGGCGATGGCGTTAAATCCCTGAGCATTTCAGACAGGATGACTATCGCGAACCTTGCTTCCGAAATGGGTGCTAAAAATGCTGTATTTCCCGCCGATGAAGTGCTGTGGGATTTTATAGGAACAAAAACTGAAGGCACCTGGGCCGATGCAGACGCAAAATATCTAAAAGAGTTTGAAATCAATCTTGAGGAATTATTCCCTGTGGTTGCGGCTCCGCATCATGTGGATAATGTAAAAGCGGTTTCAGAAGTTCAGGGAACAAAACTGAACCAGGCTATCGTTGGCACATGCACCAACGGGCGTATTGAAGATATTCGCATTGCAGCAGGAATATTAAAAGGAAAGAAAATTCCTGCAGGGTTTCAGCTGCTTGTGATTCCTGCTTCTATGGAAATTTATAAAACGGCTATGAAGGAAGGACTTGTGACTGACCTGCTCGAAGCGGAAGCCAATTTTCTGTCGCCATCCTGCGGGCCTTGCCTGGGAACAGGGCAGGGGATACCCGCTGATGGATACAATGTGATTTCCACTGCAAACCGTAACTTCCTCGGGCGCATGGGCAACGAAAAAGCAAATATCTACCTTGCTTCTCCCGCAACGGTAGCTTTTTCCGCATTGAAAGGCGAAATCACCGACCCCAGAGGCCTTGCCGCAAATGATAAATTCCCCTATACAAAAGAACAAAGCCACACCGTGCAGGTGCAAAAGGGCGAAGATCGTTTTTACAAAGGTGTTTGGGCTTATAATGATATTGACAACATGAATACCGACCAGATGTTTGCCGGCAACCTTACGTACAATATCAACAGTTCCGAAGGCGAAAAGATTATGCCTTATCTTTTCAAAGGCGTGGACGAAAGCTTTGCTGAACGGGTAAAATCCTGCGATATTGTGATGGCAGGGTTGAATTTTGGCTGCGGAAGCTCACGCGAACATCCGGCTGTAGGGCTTTCTTTTGCGGGAGTGCAGGCAGTTATCTGCAAATCGGTGAACCGAATATTTTATCGTTCTGCCGTAAACCAGGGCTTACCTATTCTAGTGGTTCCCGAAGCAGTGGACAACTATAAAAAAGGCGACAGTGTGAAGGTGGATATGGTCAGAGGCATTATCATCATTGCCGGAAAAGACTATAATTTTAATGCGCTGCCTGATAAGCTGATGAATATTTTCAAGGCCAAAGGGCTTGTGAATTATGTGAAGGGATGA